The Morganella morganii sequence GTTCATCCGCGCCACGGCGCAGAACATCGGTTCTTTTTCATCAAAGAAACGTGACCAGCTGGTCAGTGTGACTTCTTCCGGAAAGCTGACTTTATAAAATTCCTGATAGGCCAGCCAATGCGGCAGCCAGCCCGCATAATCATTCTGTGTGGCAGGCGCCACTGTCACCAGATCCGGTACGGATGATGTCATTGTATTATTCATGGTGTTTCCCTCATTATTCTGCATTCTGCTGTTGTGAAGAAAACGCGCGTTTTCCGTGATGTGAAGAGTACGTGTTATTTTGGTTCTTTATAAGATACACTTTTTATATTTTTAACAGATCCACTTTAGGCCACTATGCGAAAATCCGGCGCGGCAGCGTTTCCCGAATTACTGACAGGTAACGGGATCATCAAAGATCAGGTGTATCACGCTCTGCGTGAGGCGATCCTCAGCGGCCGCCTGCATGCGGGCAGCAAAGTGCCGTCCGGGCGGGCGCTGGCGGAGATGATGGGGATCTCCCGTAACTCGGTGATTGCCGGGTTTGAGCGGTTGCAGGATGAGGGTTATCTCATCACCCGGCGCGGCGCGGGTACCTTTGTGGCGGATAATCTGCCGGATCACGCCATCAGCGGTCCGGTGGCATCCCCGGCGGATGAAACCGGAGAACTGGTGACCGCCAATATCAGCCCGCTGGCAGAAACATTGCTGTCGCAGCGCGTTGCATCCGGAGCGCCGTCCGATGCATTGTTTATGGTCGGTACCGGATGTGTGGATCTGTTTCCGCATGATGTCTGGGGGCGGCTGCTAGGCCGTGTCTGGCGTCAGTCCCGCTATGCGCTGCATACGCACAGTGAGCCGCACGGCTACCCGCCGCTGCGCCGGGCAATCTGTCATTATGTCCGTGCCACCCGCGGATTGCAGTGCGATGAGGATCAGATCCTGATTGTCAACGGTACCCAGCAGGCGATTAACCTGACAGTGCAGACGCTGTTACAGCCCGGGGATGAGGTCTGGCTGGATGATCCGGGCTATGACGGTGCGCGCGGGGCGTTTTTATCACAGCGGCTGACAGTGCGTCCGGTACGGGCGGATGAAGAGGGCATGGATGTGTATGACGGCCTGCGCCGCTGGCCGGACGCGAAACTGGTGTTCACCGCGCCGTCACATCAGTTTCCGGGCGGCGGTACACTCAGCCTGGCCCGGCGTTCGGCGCTGCTCTCCTGGGCGGCAAAGCACCATGTCTGGATCTTCGAGGATGATTATAACGGGGAGTTCCGTTATGCCGATCGTCCGCTTCAGGCATTGCAGGGGCTGGACAGGCATCAGCGGGTGATTTATGCGGGAACATTTTCCAAAATGCTCTATCCCGCCTTCCGGCTGGGATTTCTCGTCGTACCGAAAGCGCTGATCCCGGCCTTTGAGGTGACAAAATATTATGCCGATACCGGCTGCGGCTATCTGGAGCAGGCCACGCTGACCCGGTTTATTAATGAAGGTCACTATGCACGGCATGTCCGCCGGGTGCGCAAAGCCTGTTATGAGCGGCGGCAGGCGGTGACGGATGCCATTAATCAATACCTTCCTGAACTGCTGGATATTGTGCCGAGTGACTCGGGGATCCACCTGTTATGCAGGATGAAAAACGGTGTTCCGGCACAGACGGTGATTCAGGCAGGACGGCAGTGCGGCATGGGCATGCAGCCGCTGGCCCGTTACTGCCGTCCGGATGCACCGCAGGAAGGGGTATTATTCGGGTTTGCCGCCTATCCGGCGGAGAAACTCACCGATGGCATCCGCCGCCTCGCGGAGGCGTTACAGGCTCAGGGTGTGGTGACGGTTTAGAACAGATTCAGTGTCATCATCACTGCGCTGCACAGGATAAGGATCAGCGTGGCGTACTGAAAAGCGCGATCCGGCATCCGCGTGAGCAGAATTTTGGTCAGCGGCATACTGAGCAGGGACCCGGCAAACAGCCACAACGCGAGACGGACATCCGTGTGTCCGTCCTGCATATAGGCAATAGCGGAAGAGCCGGAGAGCAGGGTGGTGACAAAAATAGAGGTGCCGATAGCCTGACGGATATCCATCTTTGCATAGCGCAGCAGCATCGGCAGCACCACAATCCCGCCGCCGACCCCCGTTGCCCCCAGTACCACACCGGCGGTGATCCCCGGCAGCAAAAGCTCCCGTACTGACATGGGGGTTTCAGCCGTATCCGCCGGTAACGGAGGCGGGAAAAACATCCGCTGAATAAACAGCCACAGTGAAAACAGGATCGCCGCCACGACCAGCAGATTAATACTCTTTTCTGTGATCGCCTGCCAGGCCGGTACCGAGGCAAGCCATGTCACCAGCAGACTGGCACCGAAGGTGGCGGGCAGCATAATCCCCAGCACAATCATGGCGCGCCGGAGCGGAATATTGCCGAGTTTGTAGTGCAGCCAGGAGGAGGCGACCTTCATCAGCATGGAGAGAAGATTGGCGGTGGCGACGGCCATCAGGGCATTCATGCCGTAGAGATACGTCAGGATTGGCAGCACTATCACTCCGCCGCCGACACCGGTGGTGCTGATAATCAGCCCGGTTAAGGCGCCTGTGATCAGTGTTGTGATAATAGCCATTGTCCTTTCCCCGGGCCGGAACAAACAGGGGAGTTATCATACCCCATGGCGGGCGGATAAATACACTTAAGGATAATTCCGGTCAGGATTTCTCATTTTTTGCGCTATGATCACAACGGGTTTCCGGTGATTAAATAAAGGATGAGTCATGAAAAGGGGCGTATTTTTATCTGTGGTGATTGCATTGCTGGCCGGATGTAAGGAAACCCCGCCGCCTGCACCGGACGGATATTATGTGATTGATGATATTACCGTCACGTATGATAACCCGGCGGATAATGCGCCGGAGAACAGTGATCCGGAAAAAAATGTCAAAGCCGCCATCCGTGACACCATGGTCAGCCTGAAAGACTCCACATTTTTCTGGTTTGAGCCGGGCAGAGTCACGGTGGATAACAGCGGCAACCGTTTTGACAGTGATATTCATGGCGATACCTTTGATCTGAATAATATACAGACGACCTGGACATCACCGGACAGCGGACAAACCGTCTATCTGACCACGGAAAAAGAGGGCGCGTGCGGCTTTTTTAACTGCACCCTGAAAATGACCCTTTCCCGCGCCGATCACACCTCCGAAAAACTGGCCGGAATGAAAGCGGTGTCTGATGTCAGAGCCGCCTCCTATGAAGCTTATCTGGAAACACAGCGTCAGTATTACAAAGAGAACGGCTTCCCGCCGGTTCCCGGTGACACCATCAGAATGACAGAAAATATCTCAGTCACCCTGCCGGAAACGATGGCTATCGACCTGAAAAAGCAGGAGGGCGGCGATTATGTCCGCGATATCGGCGGTCTTCATATTGAAAGCGATGATGATAATACGGAGATTTACCGCTTCCGGGATCCGCTCAGTGACGCGGAAGGTATTATTCATCTGGTGAAAGTCCCGAAATACCGCTGGCGTTTTGATGAATGGCTGAATCAGCAGAAAGGCATTATCTATCAGGAAGAGAACGGCGCGATCTATTACAACCGCTGGGGTAAGCCGGAATGCACCTATTTCCGCTATGACCAGAAAGAGCGGCGCTATGTGATTATTGTGGCGGAAACTGCGGATCAGATGATGATGCAGCAGATGTACAGTATTGCGCGATCTGCCGGGAAAAACCCGCCACCTGAAGCGAAAAGCAATAAATAAGTAAAAAAATGCCCGGCGTCGCCGGGCATTTACGTTAATTATGACTCTTTGGTGCTGATATAGATGTTTTTCACTTCGGTATAGGCATCCAGCATCATTTTATGGGTTTCCCGTCCCAGCCCGGAGTTTTTATAACCGCCGAACGGGGCATGAGCCGGCAGCTCATGATAGGTATTCACCCACATACGGCCGGTTCTGACCGCTTTCGCCACACGCAGTGCGCGGTTGATATCCTGTGTCCAGACCGCACCACCCAGCCCGTACTCGGAATCATTTGCCATCGCGACAACTTCATCTTCATCACTGAACGGGATCACCACCAGTACTGGTCCGAAAATTTCTTCGCGGGCAACCCGCATCTGATTGGTGACATTGGTGATAATCGTCGGCTTCATAAAGAACCCGGCATCCAGCCCGTCACTGGTCAGGCGTTCGCCGCCGGTGAGGATGGTGGCACCCTCTTTTTTCGCCAGTTCCACATAGCTGAGGATGGTATCGAGCTGTCCCTGACTGACCTGGCTGCCCATCTGAGTGTCTTTCGCCATCGGATCGCCGACTTTGACAGATTCAAAACGGGCTTTCAGTTTTTTCAGGAACTCATCGTGAATATCTTTGTGCAGGAACAGGCGTGAACCGGATTCACAGGCCTGACCCTGGTTCATCAGGATCGCGATAGCTGCATATTTGACGGCTTTTTCCATATTGGCATCCGGGAACACGATATTCGCCGATTTACCGCCCAGTTCCAGAGTGGCCGGGATCAGTTTTTTCGCGGCGGCAGCAGCAACAGTGTAACCAACGCTGGTGGAGCCGGTGAACGCCACTTTGTCCACATCCGGATGGTCAAGAATCGCCTGGCCGACCACAGAGCCGCGACCGGTAACAATATTAATCACCCCGGCAGGCAGCACATCATTCAGGATGCGGCCCAGTTCCAGCAGGGTCAGCGGGGTCAGGCTGGCCGGGTTTATCACCACGGTATCTCCGGCGGCAATGACCGGCGCCAGTTTCCAGGCTGCCATCAGCAGCGGGAAGTTCCACGGGATAATCTGACCGACAACGCCGAGCGGCTCACGGATCACCAGACTCAGGGTGTTTTCGTCCAGTACATCGGCCTGGTCGGAATGGGCGCGGATAGCCCCTGCAAAGTAGCGGAAATGGTCAATCGCGGCCGGTAAATCGATGGAAATGGCCTCATTATACGGCTTACCGTTATCGAGGGATTCCAGGGTGGCGAAGCGTTCTTTTTCGGCTTCCAGACGGTCGGCAATTTTCAGTAACAGTTGCTGACGTTCCGCAGGAGAGGTATGGCGCCAGGTTTCAAAGGTCTTTTTGGCGGCGGCAACCGCTGTGTTGACATCCTGCGCGGTACCGGCCGGATAATCTGCCAGTAATTCACCGGTTGCGGGGTTAAATGTCTGGCTTTTAGCGTGATCACTGCTTTCGACCCACTGGCCGTTAATCAGCATTTTGTAGGATGGCTGAGGACGCAAAGCCTGTTCTATATCTTTCAGTTTAATCATTATTTTCTCCGTTCTGTCCGGGTGACTGATGAGCGCCGGAACGGCCTCATCGGGACAACAAGGCGTAAATACATGAGAACGTAACTGCACGTATTTATTAACGTCCTTAAACATTACCATATCAAACTATTAACGTGGCAATGAATTTGGCTATAACTGCAAAAGGCAGCATTAATTACCAAATTTATTTTTTTGCCATATTGAATAGAGTTATGGTATACAGTAATCATATTTGATTACATTTGGTGCGGACGATAAACTGAAAAGAAAACATTGGGATGAAGGATGAAGGAAACCATATAATTATTGTGCATGTCTTTCAGAAAAAAAACGCAGAAAACACC is a genomic window containing:
- a CDS encoding aldehyde dehydrogenase family protein, whose amino-acid sequence is MIKLKDIEQALRPQPSYKMLINGQWVESSDHAKSQTFNPATGELLADYPAGTAQDVNTAVAAAKKTFETWRHTSPAERQQLLLKIADRLEAEKERFATLESLDNGKPYNEAISIDLPAAIDHFRYFAGAIRAHSDQADVLDENTLSLVIREPLGVVGQIIPWNFPLLMAAWKLAPVIAAGDTVVINPASLTPLTLLELGRILNDVLPAGVINIVTGRGSVVGQAILDHPDVDKVAFTGSTSVGYTVAAAAAKKLIPATLELGGKSANIVFPDANMEKAVKYAAIAILMNQGQACESGSRLFLHKDIHDEFLKKLKARFESVKVGDPMAKDTQMGSQVSQGQLDTILSYVELAKKEGATILTGGERLTSDGLDAGFFMKPTIITNVTNQMRVAREEIFGPVLVVIPFSDEDEVVAMANDSEYGLGGAVWTQDINRALRVAKAVRTGRMWVNTYHELPAHAPFGGYKNSGLGRETHKMMLDAYTEVKNIYISTKES
- a CDS encoding sulfite exporter TauE/SafE family protein yields the protein MAIITTLITGALTGLIISTTGVGGGVIVLPILTYLYGMNALMAVATANLLSMLMKVASSWLHYKLGNIPLRRAMIVLGIMLPATFGASLLVTWLASVPAWQAITEKSINLLVVAAILFSLWLFIQRMFFPPPLPADTAETPMSVRELLLPGITAGVVLGATGVGGGIVVLPMLLRYAKMDIRQAIGTSIFVTTLLSGSSAIAYMQDGHTDVRLALWLFAGSLLSMPLTKILLTRMPDRAFQYATLILILCSAVMMTLNLF
- a CDS encoding PLP-dependent aminotransferase family protein, with protein sequence MRKSGAAAFPELLTGNGIIKDQVYHALREAILSGRLHAGSKVPSGRALAEMMGISRNSVIAGFERLQDEGYLITRRGAGTFVADNLPDHAISGPVASPADETGELVTANISPLAETLLSQRVASGAPSDALFMVGTGCVDLFPHDVWGRLLGRVWRQSRYALHTHSEPHGYPPLRRAICHYVRATRGLQCDEDQILIVNGTQQAINLTVQTLLQPGDEVWLDDPGYDGARGAFLSQRLTVRPVRADEEGMDVYDGLRRWPDAKLVFTAPSHQFPGGGTLSLARRSALLSWAAKHHVWIFEDDYNGEFRYADRPLQALQGLDRHQRVIYAGTFSKMLYPAFRLGFLVVPKALIPAFEVTKYYADTGCGYLEQATLTRFINEGHYARHVRRVRKACYERRQAVTDAINQYLPELLDIVPSDSGIHLLCRMKNGVPAQTVIQAGRQCGMGMQPLARYCRPDAPQEGVLFGFAAYPAEKLTDGIRRLAEALQAQGVVTV